The region GGCACAGTTTTTCTGAGATGTGCAATGTGGGTCAAAGATTTGTCAGTTGGGGAAGAGAGGAAGTCAGTTTAGAGTActgaaaaaaaatgctgaaattaGAGATCAAATACCAGCTCCGAGAGTCACAAGTTCTACTTCCCAGTGAAATGCCTCTTCTACTACTTCTGTTACTTGGAGTTATCCTCCCAGGTGGTGACAATGAGGATGGTAAGAATAACTCTGGCTGCTCTCAGCACAGGTGCAGGGGTTCTTGATAAAAGAATGCCACACCTACCACTAAGGGTCTGGGCTCTGCTGTCTCCAGCCGTCTCCTATTCTGGAGGCTGGTGATGGAGCCACAAACTTTGGAGGTGGGGATTGCTTCAAGCTCTGTATTGTTGTTCAGACTCTGGGTTCTTTTTCATTCTATCCTGATGCCacatttccctctcattcttctTATCTTTCCACCACTACAGTGTTCCAAGGGCCAACCTCCTTCCATCTCAAGCAGATTTCAACCTTTGTCAATAGCACATGGGCTCAAAATCTAGGCTCAGGCTGGTTGGATGACTTGCAGATTCATGGCTGGGACAGTGACCCGGGCACTGCCATTTTCCTGAAGCCCTGGTCCAAGGGCAACTTTAGTGATGAGGAGATGACTGAGCTGGTGGACCTCTTCCGAGCCTACTTCATTGGATTCACTCGAGAAGTGCAGGATCGAGTCAATGAGTTCCAGTTAGAATGTGAGTGTATTCCTCTGATCTGGAGAGACTCTCagtgacttttctttctcttgtgtcaGGCTACTGCTGCCTCTGATGATGGTcccttttccccctctttatcCAACTACATGTACACACTTGTCCAGAGTAGCCTTCAACCCCAACTCCATACCTCCACCCAGTATCTGAGATTCTTCCTGTTTCTTGCTCTCTTCTGTGTATATGACCACACTTGTGGTTATCCTTGTTTGCATCTATGTAATTTGTTTCTCTAAAACCCCAAGGAAGAACCTCCTTTCCTACTCTGTGCTTGAGTGAACTTAAGTGTGACTTCCTACTCCTCTAACTGATGTCCTCAAGCATCTGTTGCCTGATCCCTTCTCTGCATGTAACCCTTCCCTCCACCGTGGAATGCTGCACTTCTGACTCCATCACACATTGCCCCTCTCCCCTCTTGCCCACTCTACATCCTTAAAACTGCCTAACCCCGTCGTTGATGATATGCATACGTCTCCCCAGTGCTCTTTCTGAAAAGTCCTGAATGCTGCAATTGGTTTTATGTCAATAATTTCACCTCTCAACTTGTCGCCACTAAAATAAAAAGTCCTATgcctttttctcatctctttctttcctgtttgctTTATAATAACTTGTCTCAGTTTTCCTTCACACAGACCCCTTTGTGATCCAGGTCATAGCAGGCTGTGAGCTGCATTCTGGGGAGGCCATAGAAAGCTCTTTGAGAGGAGCTTTAGGAGGACTGGATTTTGTGAGGATCCAGAATCATTCCTGTGCGCCTGCACCAGACAGCGGTAGCAGGGGGCAGAAGTTTTGTGCACTCATGACTCAGTATCAAGGCATCTCCGATATCATTGAGAGGCTCCTCTCAGAAACCTGTCCTCGATATCTCCTGGGTGTCCTCGATGCAGGGAAGGCAGAACTGCAGAGGCAAGGTTAGTCTTATGCTCTCTCtaagatgtttctttttctcctcccacaactttttttaaattcaaagtgAGAAGTCCATAAATAGAGACATGGTTAATCAATTAGTCATTTGGTGCCCATAGGAGTCGAAGAGGCAACTGTCCAAATTTGTGGGTTTCTGAGTCCTCATGCTCTGGATTAGAGTCATAATCTGACATTCCTACTGCTCCTTTCTACCCCAGTGAAGCCTGAggcctggctgtccagtggcccCACTCCTGGGCCTGGCCGCCTACTGCTGGTGTGCCATGTCTCAGGATTCTACCCAAAACCTGTGCGGGTGAGGTGGATGAAGGGCGAGCAGGAGCAGCCTGGCACTCAGCAAGAAGATGTCATGCCCAATGCTGACTGGACTTGGTATCTCAGAGTAACCCTAAATGTGGCAGCTGGGGAGGTGGCTGGCCTGAGTTGCCGAGTGAAGCACAGCAGTCTAGGAGACCAGGACATCATCCTTTACTGGGGTGAGCAGGAACTGGGGCCCAACCTGGAATGGGAGGAAATGGTCCTCAAGAACAGAGAGGGTGAcacaggaaggggagggagttGATGGATGAGAGAAAGATGGAGGGAGGAAGACAAGCATGGAGAGAGGATAGGCGGGAAGGAAAGAGAAtcagggagacagaaagagagagagtcagaGGGACAGACTTTGAGGTTTATTTCTAGGACTACAGTGCAGGAGGTATGAAAATGGCTGACCTAAGCTGTACAATAGATAAAAATGAAGCAGTCTCCACTACTACAGTAGTAGTCCCACTGTAGTCTCAGTGGGATTTAGCAAGAAGGAGAGATTAAGGGTGGCTGTGAGCATAAGACCTCTGGGAATCTGAGAAATGGAACCCGAGATGCCCATGCTTCAGAAGCAGTTAATGATGGTGCTGACACTCAGATGGGCAAGAAGGCCTGGAGAACTAGAGAACGGTTTTGAAGTGacatttctttgtcttctccCAATTGCCAGGACACCCCACATCCATTGGCTTGATACTTGTGGCAATAATAGTGCCCTCCTTGATCCTTTCGATATGCCTTGCATTATGGTTTTGGAGACGCTggtgagttttcattttttaatctttttatttctgtccatccttttattctttccctccttttaaTCTATTAATAGTACATCTCTTTAGTCTCAACATTTCTGCTAGAACATTTCCCTTTTGTCCCCAACTCCCATCTGTaggtgaatttattttaaaaaattgcagtaaaatacatcatgaaaaattgACTGTGTTAGCCATTTTTACACATATAGTTTAATAGtcttaagtacattcacatttatGAAGCCAATCCtaaaaattcttttcatcttgaaaaactaGAAGTCTATTCCCATTAAACCACTTTCCCCAATCCTTTCTCCCTCAAGCCTTgccaaccaccattctactttctgtctatatGAATCTGTccactctaggtacctcatagaaatgaaatcatttgtctttttgtgaatgGCTTGTTCCACCTAGCATTATGTCCTCATAATTCATTCATGTGGTGTCCCGTgttagaatttctttccttttaaatgttgTTCTGTTTACCTGTTCATCTCTCAATAGACACATGGGTTAATTCACATTTTAGCTGTTGTGAataagctgctatgaacatagtgtacaaatatctcttaaGTTGAGCATTTTTTTACTTGTGTTCTTAACAGGTCATATCAGAATATCTTGTGAGCCCTGACCATGtctccttttccatttggaaTAAGTATCCAGGTACCCTGAAACTAAAGTTGTCAGCCTAGGAGTCAATCTCATCACATTTTATCAAATAATCATCACATTTGATCAAATCATTATTCCTGTAGGTTGTGAGATAAATCATAATTTATACCCTAGcagaaacataaatgaaaattgTTATTATGAGACAATATCACTAGCAGGATCCACTCAGATTTCATAGATGTGATTTGTGAGAAAGAATATACCTTggaataaatgaaatgatgtaCACAACTTCAAGGTGACATGCCTTTGACttcttatttaaaactttttttttgcttctggtGAAATATCATTTTTCAAATCTAACTAACTATAGTTTTGCTGAGGTAATTGTATTTGCAGGGTTGCTGAgcatttttaacataatttcaCTCTCTTAATTTGGATGATTTTTTAACTACGAGGGTCAGCTGAGCAGCTTGTTTCTCCGAATAGCCTGCCTTACTGTTAGAGTGGAAGTAACTCTCACTTGACTGGCACTGTGCAGAGATTCACTTATCTCTGTACCCAGAACACTgcagttccttttcttttccttctacttATGAGTTCCTTGAGAGAATGGCTTGTTCTCAGTGGATCCCTGTTGAAAACTTATTTCTGGTGGTAGAGTTATTACTGTTATTGTAAGACTATCATGTTTGTATAGGCTAGTGAAATATAGTATACAGTGGGACCGGTGGATAGTATATAATGTAGTGGTGGACAGGTGGATGGTATGAAGTTTAGGTGATTACTTATTTGTGTTAATTCACTTGGAACCATGCttttctgtctagagaagttAATGTGAGATAGATGTAATATTAAACTCCAGAATCTTAAACTTGAATTGCAAGCATAATGAAAAGATCATAATATTTAGGCCTAAAAAATGTCATAACCACTTAAAAGCCACAAAACCAAAACTTAGTGCTCACATTATGGCTGTGACATATTTTCACACTAAAGGAACCAAAGCACCttgaagaaatggctgatttCTAGTTGGGGCAGAAAGATTCTTCAAGATGCTGGAACAActttgccatcagttcagttcagttcagttcattcactcagtcatgtccgactctttgtgaccccatgaactgcagcacaccaggcctccctgtccatcaccaatgcccagagttcacccacgctcatgtccatcgagttggtgatgccattctgccatctcatcctctgtcatccccttctcctcctgcccccaatccctcccagcatcagagtcttttccaatgagtcaactctttgcatgaggtggccaaagtactggagtttcagctttagcatcattccttccaaaggacacccagggctgatctcctttagaatggactggctgaatctccttgcagtccaagggactcttaagagtcttctccaacaccacagttcaaaagcatcaattctttggcactcagctttctttacagtccaactctcacatcaatacatgaccacttgaaaaaccatagctttgactagacggagctttgttgacaaagtaatgtctctgctttttaatatgctgtctaggttggtcataacttcccttccaagtaagcatcttttaatttcatgtctgtattcaccgtccacagtgatttatTAGGAacgtgcaaatcaaaaccacaatatagTATCATCTCACTTCAGTgagaatggccgtcatcaaaatgtctctccctggaggaggaaatggcaatccatcccAGTATCATCTCAtgacagtcagaatggctgtcatcaaaaagtttagaaacaaacgctggggagggtgtggagaaaagggagccctctacactgttggtgggaatgtaaactggtatagtcactatggagagcagtgtggagattccttaagaaactggagaTGGAACTGCCATGTGACCTAGCAGTCCTACTGCTGAGCATgcatactgaggaaaccagaaatgaaagggatacatgtaccccagtgttcactgcagaactgtttacagtagctaggatatggaagcaacctagatgtctatcagcggATGAATGATAgggaaattgtggtacatatacacaatggaatattactcagttataaaaaggaatgcatttgagtcagttctaatgaggtggatgaaactggagcctattataccgaatgaagtgagtcagaaaaagaaataaaaatactgtatattaatgcataatatgaaatttagaaagatgataatgacaaTCCTTTATGTAAGGGACCAAAAGAGTCAccaatgtaaagaacagacttttggaatctgtgggagaaggtgaaggtggtacgatttgagagaatagcactgaaacatgtatattgctatatgtaaaatagatgactgg is a window of Ovis aries strain OAR_USU_Benz2616 breed Rambouillet chromosome 1, ARS-UI_Ramb_v3.0, whole genome shotgun sequence DNA encoding:
- the LOC101114089 gene encoding T-cell surface glycoprotein CD1b-2-like isoform X1 produces the protein MLKLEIKYQLRESQVLLPSEMPLLLLLLLGVILPGGDNEDVFQGPTSFHLKQISTFVNSTWAQNLGSGWLDDLQIHGWDSDPGTAIFLKPWSKGNFSDEEMTELVDLFRAYFIGFTREVQDRVNEFQLEFFLHTDPFVIQVIAGCELHSGEAIESSLRGALGGLDFVRIQNHSCAPAPDSGSRGQKFCALMTQYQGISDIIERLLSETCPRYLLGVLDAGKAELQRQVKPEAWLSSGPTPGPGRLLLVCHVSGFYPKPVRVRWMKGEQEQPGTQQEDVMPNADWTWYLRVTLNVAAGEVAGLSCRVKHSSLGDQDIILYWGHPTSIGLILVAIIVPSLILSICLALWFWRRWSYQNIL
- the LOC101114089 gene encoding T-cell surface glycoprotein CD1b-2-like isoform X2 encodes the protein MLKLEIKYQLRESQVLLPSEMPLLLLLLLGVILPGGDNEDVFQGPTSFHLKQISTFVNSTWAQNLGSGWLDDLQIHGWDSDPGTAIFLKPWSKGNFSDEEMTELVDLFRAYFIGFTREVQDRVNEFQLEYPFVIQVIAGCELHSGEAIESSLRGALGGLDFVRIQNHSCAPAPDSGSRGQKFCALMTQYQGISDIIERLLSETCPRYLLGVLDAGKAELQRQVKPEAWLSSGPTPGPGRLLLVCHVSGFYPKPVRVRWMKGEQEQPGTQQEDVMPNADWTWYLRVTLNVAAGEVAGLSCRVKHSSLGDQDIILYWGHPTSIGLILVAIIVPSLILSICLALWFWRRWSYQNIL